The DNA segment TGAAACGGTATACCAAGGGCTTCCGATTGCGGTTATCATCGAAGGGAAAATTCAACATCAAAATTTGAAACTCATCAACAAAAACGAAGAATGGTTAAAAAAAGAACTGGCATCAGCTGGTTATCCGGATCAGACCAATATTTTCTATGGAGCCGTTCGAGATCATGACAGCTTGTTGACGATCGATACAGGTGATGGACGTGGGAAGTCCTTAACATAAATCAGCCCCTTGTCTGCTTGTGGCGGAATAATCGTTGGATGCTACCTTTACCCTTTTTAAACGATAAGATGACTGAAACAGACCCCCTGAAGAGAGAAAATGATGTCATGACCACGGCTGAGTGACGTTTTTCTTGTCTAGGAATAGGTTAAATAATGCTGCGTTAAAATAGGTTACTTTGCGTGTTGTATTGCTAACGTACATAAAGCTTCAAACGGAGTCACAGTAATCACCCTAATACTAGAGTGTTCACTATAAGGGTTATCTATAGTAATGTTGAAGAAATAAGAAAAATGTGTTTGAATTTTCAGAAGAAATAAATGGTATTTATTTTTGGAAATAAAGCTACATACATAATAGTGGTATTATATATTCAAATTCTACTTTAAAGGAGTTTTTTATATGGTTAATCTCTTCTTGGATCAAGAGCATGAAGACTACTTTTATGGATTACGTTCAAAGATGGAGCAGGAAACTTATAAAACAAACAAAAAATACTTAAGTGTCATTTTTCTTATGGCAGCCGAAGAAGAATTATACCGTAAAGCAAACCCATATTTTGATACAACTAGAGGGGTATTTGACTCAAACAAGATGTTTGAAGAACAAGATTTTAGTGTTGGGATAGGGTTATTGGCACGTTTAGCCGTTCTCCTATTTGATAATAATGAATCGGTAACACTTTTAAAACTAATTGGTACGTTAGATGAAATAAGGTTTAAGCTTGCTCTTAATGCGATCTATTTACGTCGATTTGGTTTTATCGAATATAAAGAACAAGAAGAAAAATTAAAAATGCCAAGATCCTAAATTAGAAAGAATCCATATCCCTTATATGAGATACATAGTAAGATTAAACCAAATATTTAAGCAATAAAGTCACAGCATTCTTTCCTACGACGATTTAAGGGAGCTAGGAAGAAAATATCCAAATGTTATTTCGCACGAACCTATTTATGAAATTCTAAATTACTTTTGTCAACCTTTGTTCTCTCTAGGCAAACGGGAAGGTTCAGTATTGATTTCAATAGTTGAATTTTGGAAGGTTTGTTCATCCATTTAAATAGATTTGGATAAAAATAAGTGATGACAATGCTCACATTGGGCAAACAACTTTTTAGGCATAGGTATCCCCCTTGAGTAGCTAATTTCTAGTTTATAAAAATATACCCCAATTTATTGAATTTAATCGAAGATACGGGCAAAAACACGTATGTTCTTCAAGTGGTGGAGGTAATCCGTGCCCTGTAGTAGCCTTATGTGCTTTCAGTCTAATTAGTATATTATTTCTGGCTAGTAGAAAAATGTGAAGTAATAAGACTCGATACATAGTAGGGTTAGTCTAAAAAGCGGAGACGTACTTGGAGTAGCTCCTAATAAATGGTTACAGGTAATCTAGCTTAGAAAAGGCAATTGAGGAACCTTCCTCCATTGCCTGGTTTCTTATATAAGACTACTTTGACCCAGCCATTTTTAATGGTGGTAACGACCAGCCTCTGTGCGGTCGTTGACGTGCATTTTTGTAAGACGTTGCTTACATGGTTTTTAACGGTTTTCTCACTAATATAAAGTGATTCAGAAAAAACACGGTTACTATTACCGTTGGTTCACATTCACGACGTGTAAGCAGATGAAGCGGCTTACGGAACTCTATCGGTAGGAATGGGTTCACCCCTATGTTTTCTGATAGGCGGCGATATTCTACCATTATCCCGTGGGTGACTTTCGGGTGCAAATAGGACCCACCATCGGAGACTACTTTAATCGCTTCTATTAAGGAATCAGTATCCATTTCTTTTAACAAGTATCCTTGAGCTCCCTTTTTCAGGGCATGGGTTACGTAGTTTTGATCATCATGAATAGAAAGCATGATAATTTTTAAGTCTGGATAGCGATCTCTAATCTCTATTGTTGCTTCTATACCGTTAATGTTAGGCATATTTATATCCATCAAAACAATATCAGGGTTATTTTTTTCTATGAGGTCAAGCGCTTCAGGCCCGTCATCGGCTTCTGCAACGACCCAAAGCTGGACTCAAAATCCAAAATACGCTTTACACCTTCACGAAATAGTTTATGGTCATCTATCAATATAAGACTAGTTGTCATCTAGCTCTCCTCCTATTACTCCGGTGGTTGTTTATTTTTTACAAATGAAAAGGTCTCTAAATTTCTCTATCTATTTGATATCCATACCCTAACCCTATGTTTAAATTATAAACGCTTCACTACGGTAATCATTGAAAGATTTGTATGTAAATTAAATAGTGGCCACATTCATTTGTTCAAACAGATTACACCTGTACAAACAAAATAAAATATCAAGGTATAAAATGTACTAATTTCCGGGATTTATATGGTAGGAACTGTATTATCGTGAGTTTACGGTAAAACGTTATAAATCTTCTAACCTTACATAACCGAACCTTTCCTCTGAAAGCAAGAAGGTTAAAAAAGTAGCCATTCATAAAACATACTAATAACACTTATTAGAATTTTTATTATGATTATTTATGTAATATTTAGAAAATTGTTAATTTTTTTGTTATCATAAAGAAAGAACTTTTGAGTTTATTTGTTTGTGTAGAAAGTTTAGGTATCCAAAATGTAAGCGACAACATAATGGGGGGTTAAAGAAGAATTGGCAGTAGGTTTAATCAATCACATCATTGAGGTGAGTTTTAACAAGTTGAAGAAGGGTGGATAATTTCTTGAAAAGGAATCTTTTAAGCGCAAAAAAAATGGTTATACTTTCTTTAGTCTTAATGTTAGCATTGGTAGGTTTTTCTATGGGAACTCTACCTAAAAAGCTTGACCCTATTGCTCCTGACAGCATTTACTACAATGGGAAAATTATCACAATGGATTCAGATTCGTCTATAGCTGAAGCGGTGGCTGTCAAGGATGGTAAGATTATTTCAGTTGGGACGAATAAAGAAATTAGCAAATTGAAAGGACGTCATACTGAAACCGTTAATTTAAACAATAAAGTCATGTTGCCGGGTTTTATTGATGCTCACAGTCACTTACCTGGTTCAGGATCGGCTAAGCTGTTTCAAGCCGACCTACAAGGCCCACCAGTTGGAACCGTTGAAAATGTAGACGATCTCATCGCAGCGTTAAAGGAGGAAGGTAAGTCGAAATCTGAGGGGGACTGGATTCAAGGTGGGGGATATGATCAAACTTTGCTAGCAGAACAGCGCCATCCAACGAAAGAGGATCTCGACCGGGTTTCTACAAGCCATCCTATCTGGATAAAACATGCTAACGGACACATGGGTGTTGCCAACAGTAAGGCTCTCGAGCTTGCCGGTATTAACAAAGATACTCCAGATCCACCAGGTGCTGAGATTGTCAGAGACCCGGAAACCGGTGAACCGACTGGCCTTCTTAAAGAACCAAATGCGATGCGCCTCGTTACAAGTCTATTACCTCCGCTTACACAAGATCAAAAAATGGAAGCCGCCAAAAAGACAATGGACATTTACACGGCAGCTGGGGTCACTACTTCTGTGATCGCACATGGTTCCAAGCAGACCATTCTGGATCTTCAAAACTGGCGGACGGAAGGCATACTACCCATCCGTATAACGTCAATGCAATCGGGTGAACTCCCAACATTTGCTCAGAAAGGCGGTATACTAACTGGGTTCGGTAATGAATGGCTCAAAGTAGGGGCGTACGGTGAATCCGTATACGATGGGTCTATACAGGGCTATAGTGGTTATCTGAAGGAACCGTATTACAAGTTTCTAGAGGGGACAAACTATCCTGAAGACTATCGGGGATACTCGAATTACTCGAAAGAAGAGCTTTTCAGCCGTGTGAAGGAACTATATCAACAAGGATATCAGATTGCAATCCATGGTAACGGTGACCAGGCGATAGAGGACATTCTCGACGCCTACGAGGCTGCACAAAAAGAGTTTGGTAAGAGGGACGCTCGGTTACGAATTGAACATGCTCAAATGGCTACCGAAGATCAATTGCGAAGGATGAAAGAATTGGGTGTTAGCCCATCATTCTTCGTATCGCATACCTTTTACTGGGGTGATCAGCACAGAGACATCTTCATGGGACCCGGACGGGCCGCTAATATCAGTCCTCTTAAGACAGCTACAGAGCTTGGGATTCGTTACAGTATTCATTTAGATTCGCCGGTTGTTCCAATGAGTCCGTTACAAGCTGTATGGTCTGGGGTCAACCGACTCACACGTAGTGGCAAAGTACTTGGACCGGATGAGCGGGTGGATCCTATGACTGCCCTTCGAGCGGTAACAATCGATGCAGCATGGCAAAACTTTGAGGAGGATATCAAGGGATCTATTGAAGAAGGGAAATTTGCGGACTTCGTTATGTTAGAAAAAGATCCGTTAACAATTGATCCTACAAAAATAAAAGATATTAAAGTTCTTGAGACGATCGTTAACGGAAAGACCGTGTATAAGAGTGAAAAGTAATGGAGGTTTTCCCTAATAACTAGAGAGAAAGTTTTATTAAATTATTGATTTAACAGACCAATTATTTAGTTAAAACACCAGTTGTTTATGAATGACCTGAAGGGTTAATTTATTAAAAAGAGGTAATGGAGGGAAGTTTTCTTTCATTGCCTCTTTTTTATCTGTCAAACCACTTCGACCCAGTTTTTTTAGCCAGTAGATGCAATATTTCACACTCACTACGTGTGAGCAGATGAAGTGGCTTACGATACTCTTTAGTTTGGAATGAGAATGAGTTCGCACCGCCCGGGAACAGGAACGAAATGAAGTATCGATTATCATGCTATCGGCTAAAGCACGTACTGATGTTAAAATTGGTGGGTTAAAATTAGGTGCTGATGATTATTTAACAAAGTCATTCGATTCACAAGAACTTGTAGCACACGTTGAAGCAGTTCTGCGGAGAACGGGACAGTTTTGTCACAAGATTGTCTGAGAAGGTTTATGCATAAAACAGCGGAGAAGCTTTACTTTACGATAAGCCATAGAAGGGGTATAAAATCGATGTAACTTCCAGGATCTGTTTACGCTGTGGTACATATAGAAGAAGTAACGAACTTCAGCTGGAGGATGTCATTTCAATTCTACTCCGGACATTGCATCCAATTCAGTGTATTCGAGGTCATCTAACATGAGGAAAAGAAAGTGACGCACCTTCCTTTATCAGAGAGGAAGGAGTTACTGGAATCTTAATTGATGGATGTTTAGGAACAGGGAATCTTACGTCGATATCGTAAAGCAGAATCGTTTGGAAGAAATCGTGCTCGAGCGAGCTGATTCTAAGTATTAAATCAGGAATGCTCAGAGGATCGCGAGAAAGACACTGCCCTTCGATCCACTAGTTAACCTGACTAGATCTTACAATTTAAATGAAATAAAACCTTTGTACTTGGCGGTTATCATTTCAAAAGTAGAAGTGGTTCAAAATTATTAAATTGTTATCAGCAAGATATAACTTAGGTTACTCTATCCTTGTTTCACAATTTATAGACCATATAAAAAAAGAGTATGGGGATAGAAGTGTTATTAGAAGAAGTGTTAGTAGCTTTTTCAAAACACTATACTTTTTTGGGGTGTTTGATACAGTAAGCTCTGGAAATCATAAAGAATATAGGTTTGTTCAGAAACTTAGTATTAATAATGATCTCATTCCCTACGTAATCAGTGAAATAATGGTTGGAGGAAAAGGAAGAGTTCAAGTAAACATTGAGGAGATAGCAAAAGAACCATTATTAAATTTTTTGAACTAGGAGATATGAGTTCTTTAATTAATGACTTTAATGGTCAGTATTGGTATGTTTATGCTAAAACTAGTCAAAAAAAAATTGACCTTCCTAGATAAAAGCTTTATAAATTTGAAAGGAAAAAGATAAAATGCTTCAGCATATATTATTACAACTTTTAGGAGGCTATCGAGAGAATGTAGATTCCAAGAAGGCCTTCATTATTTTGAGGATGGTTCTACAATGTACATTTTATATTCACCTTAAAAAAATGCTTTAATACACCTATGATAATGTTCTTTTATTTTAAATAGATCCACAGTGGATCCTAGTTATTGTATTTTATTTTGACTGGGTAATGACTGGGTTTTACTCATGAATATTTATATCTTATTTATTCAACTTTTAGTGGAGCGCGGAAGTTGAGTAATTAACCTAACCAATGATACCTATAATCTTAAGGGATTAGCCGTTATCAATAAACGCCCAACTCCTGT comes from the Halobacillus shinanisalinarum genome and includes:
- a CDS encoding amidohydrolase, producing the protein MKRNLLSAKKMVILSLVLMLALVGFSMGTLPKKLDPIAPDSIYYNGKIITMDSDSSIAEAVAVKDGKIISVGTNKEISKLKGRHTETVNLNNKVMLPGFIDAHSHLPGSGSAKLFQADLQGPPVGTVENVDDLIAALKEEGKSKSEGDWIQGGGYDQTLLAEQRHPTKEDLDRVSTSHPIWIKHANGHMGVANSKALELAGINKDTPDPPGAEIVRDPETGEPTGLLKEPNAMRLVTSLLPPLTQDQKMEAAKKTMDIYTAAGVTTSVIAHGSKQTILDLQNWRTEGILPIRITSMQSGELPTFAQKGGILTGFGNEWLKVGAYGESVYDGSIQGYSGYLKEPYYKFLEGTNYPEDYRGYSNYSKEELFSRVKELYQQGYQIAIHGNGDQAIEDILDAYEAAQKEFGKRDARLRIEHAQMATEDQLRRMKELGVSPSFFVSHTFYWGDQHRDIFMGPGRAANISPLKTATELGIRYSIHLDSPVVPMSPLQAVWSGVNRLTRSGKVLGPDERVDPMTALRAVTIDAAWQNFEEDIKGSIEEGKFADFVMLEKDPLTIDPTKIKDIKVLETIVNGKTVYKSEK